In a genomic window of Nodosilinea sp. E11:
- a CDS encoding NADH-quinone oxidoreductase subunit M, giving the protein MLSALILIPLVGALVLILWPGKLESQTAKVISSVSLLVTLGLLGFLATQFELTTPGFQFEELLPWVEPLGLSYRLGLDGLSLPLLVVNSLLGLVAIYITDPQLHRVRLYYVLLLVINSAVAGAFLAANLLLFFIFYELELIPLYLLIAIWGGARRGYAATKFLIYTALSGVLILGAFLGLVWLSGNSSFDYDSALATALPLAQQITLLVALLIGFGIKVPLFPFHTWLPDAHVEASTPVSVLLAGVLLKLGTYGVVRFGLGLLPDAWMALAPWMATWAVISVLYGSLAAIAQTDMKKMVAYSSIGHMGYVLLAAAASTPVSIVATVFQMISHGLISGLLFLLVGVVYKTTGTRDLTVLRGLLNPERGLPFVGSMMILGVMASAGIPGMVGFISEFLVFRGSFLIFPVQTLLCMVGSGLTAVYFLLLVNRAFFGRLAIAPPTNAPQLDIALPPVTWRDRAPALGLALLIIAFGLQPNWLARWSEHTTLALHAPYQGFVLGESRFTPAAPATLPAAVADTRLAAPALVDPSAKVYLP; this is encoded by the coding sequence TAATTCCGCTGGTGGGGGCATTGGTGCTGATCCTCTGGCCTGGCAAGCTAGAGTCGCAGACCGCTAAGGTGATTAGCAGCGTCAGTCTGCTGGTGACCCTAGGATTGTTGGGTTTTCTGGCCACCCAATTTGAACTGACCACGCCAGGGTTTCAATTTGAGGAACTGCTGCCCTGGGTCGAACCCCTGGGGCTGAGCTACCGATTGGGGCTAGATGGTCTGTCGCTGCCGCTGCTTGTGGTTAACAGCTTGCTGGGCCTAGTGGCGATTTACATTACCGATCCACAACTGCATCGGGTGCGGCTCTACTACGTACTGCTGCTGGTCATTAACAGCGCCGTGGCCGGGGCCTTTTTGGCGGCGAACCTGCTACTGTTCTTTATTTTTTACGAACTAGAACTGATTCCGCTGTACCTGCTGATTGCCATCTGGGGCGGGGCGCGGCGCGGCTATGCAGCCACCAAGTTTTTAATCTATACGGCGCTGTCTGGGGTGCTGATTTTGGGGGCGTTTTTGGGGCTGGTGTGGCTGTCGGGCAACAGCAGCTTTGACTACGACAGCGCCCTGGCCACAGCGCTACCCCTGGCTCAGCAGATTACTCTGCTGGTGGCGCTGCTGATCGGCTTTGGTATTAAGGTACCGCTGTTTCCCTTTCACACCTGGTTGCCCGATGCCCACGTGGAGGCTTCTACCCCGGTGTCGGTGCTGCTGGCGGGGGTGCTGCTAAAGCTGGGTACCTACGGGGTGGTGCGGTTTGGCCTGGGGCTGCTGCCCGATGCCTGGATGGCCCTGGCCCCCTGGATGGCGACTTGGGCGGTGATCAGCGTGCTCTATGGGTCGCTGGCGGCGATCGCCCAGACCGACATGAAAAAAATGGTGGCCTACAGCTCGATTGGCCACATGGGCTATGTACTGCTGGCGGCGGCGGCGAGCACTCCGGTCAGTATTGTGGCTACGGTGTTTCAGATGATTAGCCACGGGCTGATTTCAGGGCTGCTGTTTTTGCTGGTGGGGGTGGTGTACAAGACCACCGGCACCCGCGATCTAACGGTGCTGCGCGGTCTGCTCAACCCCGAGCGGGGGCTACCCTTTGTGGGGTCAATGATGATCTTGGGCGTGATGGCCAGTGCGGGCATTCCCGGTATGGTGGGCTTTATCTCTGAGTTTTTGGTGTTTCGCGGCAGTTTCTTGATCTTTCCGGTGCAGACGCTGCTGTGCATGGTGGGCTCAGGTCTGACGGCGGTGTACTTTTTGCTGCTGGTCAACCGGGCATTTTTTGGGCGGCTGGCGATCGCCCCGCCCACCAATGCCCCCCAGCTCGATATCGCACTGCCTCCGGTGACCTGGCGCGATCGCGCCCCTGCATTAGGTTTAGCTCTACTAATCATTGCCTTTGGCCTCCAGCCCAACTGGCTGGCCCGGTGGAGTGAGCACACCACCCTGGCGCTCCATGCTCCCTACCAAGGGTTTGTACTGGGTGAATCGCGGTTTACGCCCGCTGCTCCCGCTACGTTGCCTGCTGCTGTCGCTGATACTCGGCTAGCGGCTCCTGCCCTCGTTGACCCTAGCGCTAAGGTCTACCTGCCATGA